From the Temnothorax longispinosus isolate EJ_2023e chromosome 6, Tlon_JGU_v1, whole genome shotgun sequence genome, one window contains:
- the LOC139815406 gene encoding stromelysin-1-like codes for MWLARVIALNACFITARCINPTDENYAHTIDYLQKYGYLTEDVDAFPAQRRNDVLRNAIEEFQRYYGLPGDGSLDNQTLQLMRKSRCGFQNILKHGTRASLSKWPRTHLTWHFYVATQDELNTAQAAFDLWSQHSALTFERSETNPDIIISWRTLRHGNTNINANGPNCSAKFDGPGNVLVHAYFPTDEAGFVSEVHVDGDEPWHIHVGKHPADKFSLHYTMTHEIGHSLGLPHNKRRTSVFFCCMIWIAWRSVLPLDDI; via the coding sequence ATGTGGCTCGCGCGCGTAATCGCGTTAAACGCGTGTTTTATCACCGCGAGGTGCATCAATCCCACGGACGAGAATTACGCACATACGATCGATTACCTGCAGAAATACGGATATCTGACCGAAGATGTGGACGCGTTTCCGGCTCAGAGACGAAACGACGTTCTTCGCAACgccatcgaggaatttcaaCGATATTACGGTCTGCCCGGCGATGGATCGCTCGACAACCAAACGCTGCAATTGATGCGTAAATCGCGATGTGGTTTCCAAAATATCCTGAAGCACGGAACGAGAGCGAGTCTATCCAAATGGCCGAGGACTCACCTGACGTGGCATTTTTACGTAGCCACCCAGGACGAGTTGAATACCGCGCAGGCCGCGTTCGACCTGTGGTCTCAGCATTCGGCATTGACGTTCGAACGCTCCGAAACGAATCCCgacattataatatcttgGCGAACCCTACGTCACGGTAACACGAATATCAACGCAAACGGCCCAAATTGTTCGGCTAAATTCGACGGTCCCGGTAACGTGCTCGTCCACGCGTATTTCCCGACTGACGAAGCGGGGTTCGTCTCCGAGGTACACGTCGACGGGGATGAGCCGTGGCATATTCACGTCGGAAAACATCCCGCGGATAAGTTCTCCCTGCATTACACGATGACGCACGAGATCGGCCACTCTCTCGGATTGCCGCACAATAAGCGCAGAACatctgtatttttttgttgtatgATCTGGATTGCCTGGAGATCGGTATTACCTCTTGACGATATATGA
- the LOC139815407 gene encoding uncharacterized protein, whose translation MTDILSIGGEPIFDERIVGIETHTYNPYVNTTFGHNDEIRIPIQQQNLYTLLCDSFLYVEGRLYDDAGGAATSEARDDQRQYAKLVNNCVAFMFDEIRYELDGVEIDRCRNVEITSTIKNYVLLTAERARRLQNAGWCYPTNESNLNSPSHQFNFCVPLNILLGFCEDYKRVVINARHELILIRSRSDHNCVVDSKKIVPRDPAKNPKITLLKVQWRMPHVALNDVTKLSLLRTLESGRFLSAGFRSWDLYEFPLLQSTIKHLWAVKAAPQLEKPRYVIFDRTAKRIHGGLLEIPLKTSSLGMNCSTRTDSMAAAATTTTTTIFVDLQGFVVNDRFVAKEVAVL comes from the exons ATGACCGACATTCTGAGTATCGGCGGTGAGCCGATCTTCGACGAGCGCATCGTCGGAATCGAGACTCACACGTATAACCCGTACGTCAACACGACGTTCGGGCACAAcgacgagatacgaatacCCATACAGCAGCAGAATCTGTATACACTGCTGTGCGACAGTTTCCTGTACGTCGAGGGACGACTCTATGACGAcgccggcggcgcggcgacgtcAGAGGCGAGGGACGATCAAAGGCAATACGCGAAATTGGTCAACAACTGCGTCGCGTTTATGTTCGACGAGATTCGATACGAACTTGACGGCGTGGAGATCGACCGGTGTAGAAACGTCGAAATAACCAGCACAATAAAGAACTACGTGTTGCTGACCGCCGAACGAGCCAGGAGACTGCAGAACGCCGGATGGTGTTATCCGACGAACGAATCGAATCTGAACAGCCCATCCCATCAATTCAACTTTTGCGTGCCTTTGAATATTCTCTTGGGTTTCTGCGAGGACTACAAACGCGTGGTGATAAACGCGCGACACGAGCTTATCCTGATACGCTCTCGTAGCGACCACAACTGCGTCGTAGATTCGAAAAAAATCGTGCCGAGAGATCCGGCCAAAAATCCTAAAATTACGCTACTGAAGGTGCAATGGCGTATGCCGCACGTGGCGTTAAACGACGTGACTAAATTGTCGCTATTGCGAACGTTGGAGAGCGGACGATTTCTGAGCGCGGGCTTCCGCTCTTGGGACCTGTACGAATTTCCCCTGCTGCAGAGCACGATCAAGCATTTGTGGGCCGTGAAAGCCGCGCCGCAGTTGGAGAAGCCGCGATACGTCATATTCGACCGGACGGCGAAACGAATTCACGGAGGACTCCTCGAG ATCCCGTTAAAAACGAGCAGCTTGGGTATGAATTGTTCGACGCGCACCGACTCAATGGCCGCagcggcaacgacgacgacgacgacgatcttCGTCGACCTGCAGGGATTCGTGGTGAACGACAGATTCGTCGCGAAGGAGGTGGCCGTGCTCTGA